Genomic DNA from Marnyiella aurantia:
GCAGTAGACAGGAAAAAGGTGAACGCGGTACTGAAGAAACTGCAGGATGAGAAGTTAAAAGGCAAAAAGGTCAAAATGGAAGTAGCATATTGATTTTAGCTGAATTTATTTATCTTTGAAAAAGACACATTTCTGTTATGAAGATTAACCTGCCGGACAAACTCTATTATTCCATTGGTGAGGTTGCACGTGCTTTTGATGTGAACACGTCCCTAATCCGTTATTGGGAACAGGAGTTTCCCATCCTCAGGCCAAAGAAAAACAAAAAAGGTAACCGTTATTTCACTCCGGAAGATCTCACAAATCTTAAGATCATCTATCATCTGGTTAAGGAGAAAGGCTATACTCTGGACGGCGCGCGTGTGGCACTGACCACTAACAGCAAGATTTCCGAAACAATATCGATCATTGACCGTCTTGAATTTGTGAAAGCTGAACTTCAAAAACTTAAAGAATCCC
This window encodes:
- a CDS encoding MerR family transcriptional regulator, whose amino-acid sequence is MKINLPDKLYYSIGEVARAFDVNTSLIRYWEQEFPILRPKKNKKGNRYFTPEDLTNLKIIYHLVKEKGYTLDGARVALTTNSKISETISIIDRLEFVKAELQKLKESLSDKPEQ